In Natronococcus occultus SP4, the following proteins share a genomic window:
- a CDS encoding ribose 1,5-bisphosphate isomerase, which translates to MDEDQPDVAAVVEATADDIATMEIRGAATIGDAAAEALATQAERSDAATPAAFRDQLRAAARELYETRPTAVSLPNALRYVLRGIEGETVEELRESTIASAEEFRTDLEQAQEQLGEVGANRLRDGDVVMTHCHSTDALSCVEAALDAGKEIEAIVKETRPRKQGHITAEQLREWGVPVTLVVDNAARRYLDDADHVLVGADSIAADGSVINKIGTSGLAVNARERGVPVMVAAQTIKLHPDTMTGHTVEIEMRDESEVLSETEYADITGGDRTDEGLTVENPAFDVTPPRHVDAIVTERGQFPPESIVTLMRELFGETTGEPWEV; encoded by the coding sequence ATGGACGAGGATCAGCCCGACGTCGCAGCCGTCGTCGAAGCGACGGCCGACGACATCGCGACGATGGAGATCCGTGGCGCGGCGACGATCGGCGACGCGGCAGCGGAGGCACTGGCCACCCAGGCCGAACGCTCCGACGCCGCGACGCCGGCGGCGTTTCGCGATCAGCTGCGTGCCGCGGCCAGGGAACTGTACGAGACTCGACCCACCGCGGTCAGTCTGCCCAACGCGCTTCGGTACGTGCTTCGGGGGATCGAAGGCGAAACCGTCGAGGAGCTCCGGGAGTCGACGATCGCAAGCGCCGAGGAGTTCCGGACCGACCTCGAACAGGCCCAGGAACAGCTCGGCGAGGTCGGCGCGAACCGCCTGCGGGACGGCGACGTGGTGATGACCCACTGTCACTCGACGGACGCGCTGTCCTGCGTGGAGGCGGCGCTGGACGCGGGCAAAGAGATCGAGGCGATCGTCAAGGAGACCCGACCGCGAAAGCAGGGCCACATCACGGCCGAACAGCTCCGGGAGTGGGGCGTGCCCGTGACGCTGGTCGTCGACAACGCGGCCCGGCGCTACCTGGACGACGCCGATCACGTCCTGGTCGGCGCCGACAGCATCGCGGCCGACGGCAGCGTCATCAACAAGATCGGTACCAGCGGGCTGGCGGTCAACGCCCGCGAACGGGGCGTCCCGGTGATGGTCGCCGCCCAGACGATCAAGCTGCATCCGGACACGATGACTGGCCACACCGTCGAGATCGAGATGCGCGACGAGTCGGAGGTGCTCTCGGAGACCGAGTACGCCGACATCACCGGCGGCGACCGTACCGACGAGGGACTCACCGTCGAGAACCCAGCCTTCGACGTCACACCGCCGCGACACGTCGACGCGATCGTCACCGAGCGCGGCCAGTTCCCACCCGAGAGCATCGTGACGCTCATGCGGGAGCTGTTCGGCGAGACGACCGGCGAGCCCTGGGAGGTCTGA
- a CDS encoding carbohydrate kinase family protein encodes MVTVLTAGHVNWDVTLRIDRFPAADGEASIRSQRQSGGGSAANVAATLAGLEVDVGLIGSVGDDDNGLLARHELEETGVSIDGVRIVEDADTAVKYLLVEDSGEVAVLGNDGVNEAVGPEDLEPERIRASSHVHLTSQRPDTAAEIASIASEADVTVSFDPGRRLGDRDYGDALALADVIFVNDREAETMLEDEYSASTFDDRLVVVKHGADGALVHAPDGDRVHPGFEVETVDTAGAGDAFAAGFLATMIDGDRNGDGVDLDRALEYANACGALTAGREGARNVPSAAEVTAFLSERH; translated from the coding sequence ATGGTTACCGTCCTCACTGCGGGTCACGTCAACTGGGACGTGACGTTGCGCATCGATCGATTTCCGGCTGCCGACGGCGAGGCGTCGATCCGCTCGCAGCGACAGTCCGGCGGCGGCAGCGCCGCGAACGTCGCCGCGACGCTGGCCGGACTCGAGGTCGACGTCGGGCTCATCGGGAGCGTCGGCGACGACGACAACGGACTGTTGGCCCGCCACGAGCTCGAGGAGACCGGAGTCTCGATCGACGGCGTGCGGATCGTCGAGGACGCCGATACGGCGGTGAAGTACCTGCTGGTCGAAGACAGCGGGGAGGTCGCCGTACTCGGAAACGACGGCGTCAACGAGGCCGTCGGTCCGGAGGATCTCGAGCCCGAGCGGATCCGGGCGTCGAGTCACGTCCATCTGACGAGCCAACGACCCGACACTGCCGCCGAGATCGCGTCCATCGCGAGCGAGGCCGACGTCACTGTCAGCTTCGATCCGGGGCGTCGGCTCGGCGATCGGGACTACGGCGACGCGCTCGCGCTCGCGGACGTGATCTTCGTCAACGATCGCGAGGCCGAGACGATGCTCGAAGACGAGTACAGCGCGTCGACGTTCGACGATCGACTCGTCGTCGTCAAACACGGCGCCGACGGCGCCCTGGTCCACGCACCCGACGGCGACCGCGTCCACCCCGGGTTCGAGGTCGAGACGGTCGACACCGCGGGTGCCGGTGACGCCTTCGCGGCCGGCTTTCTCGCGACGATGATCGACGGCGACCGGAACGGGGACGGAGTCGACCTCGACCGGGCGCTCGAGTACGCCAACGCCTGCGGTGCGCTGACGGCCGGACGAGAGGGTGCACGCAACGTTCCGTCGGCCGCCGAAGTTACGGCGTTTCTCAGTGAGCGTCACTGA
- the deoC gene encoding deoxyribose-phosphate aldolase, whose amino-acid sequence MDRAELAPLIDHTVLGPETTIADVEDVLDDAADHGMNACIPPYAVDHAADYAPEVTLATVIGFPHGQNAPEVKHREGVLAWKAGADELDVVLNVAHVKAGRLEDVEDELAELVAAVPIPVKVIIETALLTDAEKHDACEAAREADAAMVKTSTGFAEGGAIVADVELMSEYLPVKASGGVGSYDEAMAMLEAGAERIGASSGIEILEGAPE is encoded by the coding sequence ATGGATCGCGCCGAACTCGCGCCGCTGATCGACCACACCGTCCTCGGCCCCGAGACGACCATCGCCGACGTCGAGGACGTCCTCGACGACGCCGCCGACCACGGGATGAACGCCTGTATCCCGCCCTACGCCGTCGACCACGCCGCCGACTACGCGCCCGAGGTCACCCTCGCGACCGTGATCGGGTTTCCCCACGGCCAGAACGCTCCCGAGGTGAAACACCGGGAGGGCGTCCTCGCCTGGAAGGCCGGCGCCGACGAGCTCGACGTCGTCCTCAACGTCGCCCACGTCAAGGCGGGTCGGCTCGAGGACGTCGAGGACGAGCTCGCGGAACTCGTCGCGGCCGTCCCGATCCCGGTCAAGGTGATCATCGAGACCGCTCTGCTGACCGACGCGGAGAAACACGACGCCTGCGAGGCCGCCCGCGAGGCCGACGCGGCGATGGTCAAGACGTCGACGGGCTTCGCGGAGGGGGGCGCCATCGTCGCGGACGTCGAACTCATGAGCGAGTATCTCCCGGTCAAGGCAAGCGGCGGCGTCGGCAGCTACGACGAGGCGATGGCGATGCTCGAGGCCGGCGCCGAGCGTATCGGGGCCTCGAGCGGGATCGAGATCCTCGAGGGCGCACCGGAGTAG
- a CDS encoding DUF63 family protein has translation MVLPEGFALPPWQLLVPLVLAAVGVGAALWSLDPRVTDRTVLAFAPWMVVGSSLHVLHRLGAYPEDVAVLFGTPSVYLVTGVVAGAVWIGGIVLERTGVGITTEWPVAVLGGVGLVGAAATAVGAGGGFDGVFWPLLSVVLTVLVTAAVWIAFGRRYEDVVAVTGATGLLVVFGHTLDGISTAIGFDVLGASEEVPLSLLILEAGHALPTAEYVGGGWLFIVVKIALALVIVGLFREYVEDAPRQGRALLALLAAVGLGPGAHNVLLFLVT, from the coding sequence ATGGTGCTTCCCGAGGGGTTCGCGCTCCCGCCCTGGCAGCTGCTCGTCCCGCTCGTGCTCGCGGCCGTCGGCGTCGGCGCGGCGCTGTGGTCGCTTGATCCCCGCGTGACCGATCGGACGGTGCTTGCCTTCGCGCCCTGGATGGTGGTGGGATCGAGCCTCCACGTCCTCCACCGGCTCGGCGCCTACCCTGAGGACGTCGCCGTCCTCTTTGGCACGCCGAGTGTCTACCTGGTCACGGGGGTCGTCGCCGGCGCGGTCTGGATCGGCGGGATCGTCCTCGAGCGAACCGGGGTCGGGATCACGACCGAGTGGCCCGTCGCCGTCCTCGGCGGCGTCGGACTCGTCGGCGCCGCGGCGACCGCCGTCGGCGCCGGGGGCGGGTTCGACGGGGTCTTCTGGCCGCTGCTTTCGGTCGTCCTGACGGTGCTGGTCACGGCCGCCGTCTGGATCGCCTTCGGGCGACGCTACGAGGACGTCGTCGCCGTCACGGGCGCGACCGGACTCCTGGTCGTCTTCGGTCACACGCTCGACGGGATCTCGACGGCGATCGGCTTCGACGTCCTGGGAGCCAGCGAGGAGGTTCCGCTCTCGCTTCTGATCCTCGAGGCTGGCCACGCCCTGCCGACCGCAGAGTACGTGGGCGGCGGCTGGCTGTTCATCGTCGTGAAGATCGCGCTCGCGCTGGTGATCGTCGGCCTGTTCCGGGAGTACGTCGAGGACGCCCCGCGACAGGGACGGGCGTTGCTCGCCCTCCTCGCTGCGGTCGGCCTCGGACCGGGCGCGCACAACGTGTTGCTGTTTCTCGTCACCTAG